A single region of the Drosophila miranda strain MSH22 chromosome 2, D.miranda_PacBio2.1, whole genome shotgun sequence genome encodes:
- the LOC108157318 gene encoding sodium-coupled monocarboxylate transporter 1 isoform X3 — protein MSATTSPAESSTATGGPTTTTSTAAATVTNAIVKTVEAIISSTAPAASQSPSPSPSGFSTPTQSPTSSSTPTTTASMGGPEEKLSVQDLSQTLQHFGVVDYLVFIAMLAVCAVIGVYFGFIEKKQKAKKKGQLAGKDGAGAAGVEERRGSEALDYLVGGRQMKVFPVALSLVASFVSGISLLGTSTEIYVYGTQYAFILVTLAISGAISWYIFLPVFCNLQLTSTYEYFQLRYGAGIRNLGAVLFIVDTTIWLPLCMYIPAITYSQVTGTGIYVITPIVCIICTFYTCVGGLKAVIWSDVIQSFVMFGSILVVCIKGTYDVGGLAVVLQRNEESGRLNAPEWTWDPTVRLSMLSVIVGGTLHKIQSSDVNQISIQRFLSLPSYEHAKRCMQVFTLLLIFLLSCCCYMGLVSYAVYHDCDPISTKLAKASDQLPSLLMMRTLGSMPGLPGLFVAGVFSAALSSLSTGLNSLACVLTQDIVQPLLKKPLTERQTAFWLRGIVVGFGFSCIGMVKIVEKLGNVVPLATTVAAVSMGPLLGIYGMGVGLPWVKGKSVMVGSLVSFLVLAWICINAQLGQMNGEIRYPKMPVSVEGCDYTFDNATVFQAIHDYSPSERNLYHLSFFWYTAFGGVICTVFSLLASLFFGWEDLSQMDPALITPCMRRFLPNKNYQAVKMQDLLKRKECHTETEINS, from the exons ATGTCAGCAACCACGAGTCCAGCCGAATCATCTACTGCCACGGGCGGCCCCACCACAACCACCTCCACCGCCGCCGCAACAGTAACCAATGCGATTGTGAAGACAGTGGAGGCCATAATTAGCAGCACGGCTCCAGCAGCCAGCCAAAGTCCCAGTCCGAGCCCCAGTGGCTTTTCAACGCCCACTCAATCGCCCACTTCCTCATCCACTCCCACGACGACAGCCTCCATGGGCGGCCCGGAAGAGAAACTCAGCGTGCAGGATTTGAGCCAGACACTGCAGCACTTTGGCGTAGTTGACTATTTGGTGTTCATAGCCATGCTGGCGGTATGCGCCGTCATCGGGGTCTATTTCGGCTTCATCGAAAAGAAGCAGAAGGCAAAGAAGAAGGGACAGCTGGCCGGCAAGGATGGGGCTGGCGCGGCCGGAGTCGAGGAGCGGCGCGGCTCCGAGGCATTGGATTACCTGGTGGGCGGTCGTCAAATGAAAGTGTTTCCGGTCGCGCTGTCACTAGTGGCCAG CTTCGTCTCGGGCATTTCTCTTTTGGGCACCTCGACGGAAATCTATGTGTATGGCACACAGTACGCCTTCATCCTGGTGACCCTGGCCATCTCGGGCGCCATCTCGTGGTACATCTTCCTGCCGGTGTTCTGCAACCTGCAGCTGACATCCACCTATGAG TACTTTCAATTGCGCTACGGTGCTGGCATACGCAATTTGGGTGCAGTGCTCTTCATAGTGGACACG ACAATCTGGCTGCCACTATGCATGTATATTCCGGCTATCACCTATAGCCAGG TAACCGGCACTGGCATATATGTAATCACGCCCATTGTGTGCATCATCTGCACCTTCTACACGTGTGTG GGCGGACTGAAGGCCGTCATTTGGTCAGATGTAATACAGAGTTTCGTGATGTTCGGCTCTATTTTGGTGGTGTGCATCAAGGGGACCTACGATGTGGGTGGACTGGCTGTTGTTCTGCAACGCAACGAAGAAAGTGGACGTCTTAATGCCCCGGA ATGGACATGGGATCCCACCGTGCGATTGTCCATGTTGTCTGTAATTGTGGGCGGAACTCTTCATAAGATACAATCCTCGGATGTAAATCAGATCTCTATTCAGCGCTTCCTCTCCTTGCCCAGCTATGAGCATGCGAAGCGTTGCATGCAGGTTTTTACACTGCTCTTGATATTCCTCTTGAGCTGTTGCTGCTACATGGGCTTGGTGTCCTATGCCGTCTACCATGACTGTGATCCCATTAGCACAAAG CTGGCCAAGGCTAGTGAtcagcttccttcgctgctgATGATGCGTACTCTAGGATCGATGCCGGGTCTGCCCGGACTCTTTGTTGCCGGGGTCTTCAGTGCAGCCCTTAGTTCCCTTTCGACGGGTCTCAATTCCTTGGCATGTGTTCTTACACAGGATATTGTCCAACCCTTGCTAAAGAAACCCTTGACGGAGCGCCAGACTGCGTTTTGGCTGCGTGGGATAGTCGTTGGCTTTGGTTTCTCATGCATTGGGATGGTTAAGATCGTGGAAAAGCTGGGAAATGTGGTTCCACTGGCTACAACCGTAGCGGCTGTATCAATGGGTCCACTTTTAGGCATTTATGGCATGGGCGTGGGACTGCCATGGGTCAAGGGAAAG AGTGTCATGGTGGGTAGCCTGGTTTCCTTCCTGGTCCTGGCCTGGATATGTATCAACGCACAACTAGGTCAAATGAATGGCGAGATTCGTTATCCCAAGATGCCCGTTTCGGTCGAGGGCTGTGATTACACCTTCGACAATGCCACTGTCTTTCAGGCCATCCATGATTACAG TCCTTCGGAGCGTAATCTTTACCACTTATCCTTTTTCTGGTACACCGCTTTTGGCGGTGTCATTTGCACAGTTTTTTCTCTGCTGGCTAGCCTGTTTTTTGGCTGGGAGGACCTGTCTCAAATGGATCCCGCCTTGATCACGCCCTGCATGCGTCGATTCCTGCCCAACAAAAACTACCAAGCCGTCAAAATGCAGGATCTTTTGAAGCGCAAGGAATGCCATACGGAGACCGAAATAAATTCTTAA
- the LOC108157318 gene encoding sodium-coupled monocarboxylate transporter 1 isoform X2, with product MSATTSPAESSTATGGPTTTTSTAAATVTNAIVKTVEAIISSTAPAASQSPSPSPSGFSTPTQSPTSSSTPTTTASMGGPEEKLSVQDLSQTLQHFGVVDYLVFIAMLAVCAVIGVYFGFIEKKQKAKKKGQLAGKDGAGAAGVEERRGSEALDYLVGGRQMKVFPVALSLVASFVSGISLLGTSTEIYVYGTQYAFILVTLAISGAISWYIFLPVFCNLQLTSTYEYFEMRFNKSVRLLGSALFTCSNLIWLPIVIFVPALAFNQVTGINIHVITPIVCVICIFYTTAGGLKAVVWTDVIQTIVMVFAIFFVIIKGTMDVGGLGVVIQRNFDSGRLEWPEMTFDPKVRMSMIAMMLGNVGQFAYQLGCNQIIIQRYNSLPGKKEMAQTSFIFIVGLTVLNAVCLYNGLLLYATYYDCDPLTTKLAVAKDQLVPLLVVQSLSSFPGVPGMFVAGVFSAALSSLSTGLNSLAAVFLEDYIKPLRKKPMTEHEVAITVRLCTVIIGVLSVGLVFVVERMGTHVMQLSMTVGAIVNGPLMGLFVMGLLIPSINSKSALLGTVVSFFFMAWLCLSAQMAVTSGEMQWETKPVSTDGCTYEFERPLVTPANVTIPKAEHAPLSFGEEIYHVSFMFYSMIGSAVAVAVAQLAGFFFGRNDPKDVDPDLLSPCIRRFYKTNYATVQLEENTLTNFNDKC from the exons ATGTCAGCAACCACGAGTCCAGCCGAATCATCTACTGCCACGGGCGGCCCCACCACAACCACCTCCACCGCCGCCGCAACAGTAACCAATGCGATTGTGAAGACAGTGGAGGCCATAATTAGCAGCACGGCTCCAGCAGCCAGCCAAAGTCCCAGTCCGAGCCCCAGTGGCTTTTCAACGCCCACTCAATCGCCCACTTCCTCATCCACTCCCACGACGACAGCCTCCATGGGCGGCCCGGAAGAGAAACTCAGCGTGCAGGATTTGAGCCAGACACTGCAGCACTTTGGCGTAGTTGACTATTTGGTGTTCATAGCCATGCTGGCGGTATGCGCCGTCATCGGGGTCTATTTCGGCTTCATCGAAAAGAAGCAGAAGGCAAAGAAGAAGGGACAGCTGGCCGGCAAGGATGGGGCTGGCGCGGCCGGAGTCGAGGAGCGGCGCGGCTCCGAGGCATTGGATTACCTGGTGGGCGGTCGTCAAATGAAAGTGTTTCCGGTCGCGCTGTCACTAGTGGCCAG CTTCGTCTCGGGCATTTCTCTTTTGGGCACCTCGACGGAAATCTATGTGTATGGCACACAGTACGCCTTCATCCTGGTGACCCTGGCCATCTCGGGCGCCATCTCGTGGTACATCTTCCTGCCGGTGTTCTGCAACCTGCAGCTGACATCCACCTATGAG TACTTCGAGATGCGCTTTAACAAATCGGTTCGCCTGCTGGGATCCGCCCTCTTCACCTGCTCAAAC CTGATCTGGCTGCCCATTGTCATCTTTGTGCCTGCCCTGGCCTTTAATCAAG TCACCGGCATAAATATACATGTCATCACACCCATCGTGTGCGTCATCTGCATATTCTACACAACTGCCGGTGGCCTGAAGGCCGTTGTCTGGACAGATGTGATCCAGACCATTGTGATGGTGTTCGCCATTTTCTTTGTCATTATTAAGGGCACTATGGATGTGGGCGGCCTCGGTGTGGTTATCCAGCGCAACTTCGACAGCGGACGTCTCGAATGGCCGGA AATGACATTCGATCCCAAAGTACGCATGTCCATGATTGCTATGATGTTGGGAAACGTGGGACAATTTGCATATCAATTGGGCTGTAATCAGATCATTATACAGCGCTACAATTCGCTGCCCGGAAAGAAGGAGATGGCCCAGACGTCGTTCATCTTCATTGTCGGATTGACTGTCCTCAATGCAGTTTGCCTATACAACGGACTCTTGCTCTATGCCACATACTACGACTGCGATCCGTTGACCACTAAG TTGGCAGTGGCAAAGGATCAGCTAGTACCTCTGCTGGTGGTGCAGTCGCTTAGCTCCTTTCCTGGAGTTCCTGGCATGTTTGTGGCTGGCGTGTTTAGTGCTGCACTTAGTTCTCTGTCAACGGGTCTCAATTCACTGGCTGCTGTCTTCCTGGAGGATTACATTAAGCCATTGAGAAAGAAGCCCATGACCGAGCATGAGGTTGCTATTACAGTGCGCCTCTGTACGGTCATTATAGGCGTCCTCTCCGTTGGCCTGGTCTTTGTGGTCGAGCGCATGGGCACTCATGTGATGCAGCTCTCCATGACCGTGGGTGCGATTGTCAATGGTCCTCTGATGGGCCTGTTTGTGATGGGACTGCTGATCCCGAGCATTAATTCAAAG AGCGCACTGTTGGGCACCGTTGTCTCGTTCTTCTTCATGGCCTGGCTGTGTCTCTCAGCCCAAATGGCTGTTACATCGGGGGAGATGCAGTGGGAGACCAAGCCGGTAAGCACCGATGGATGTACCTACGAATTCGAGCGTCCCTTGGTAACCCCAGCAAATGTCACCATTCCAAAGGCAGAGCATGC GCCCCTTAGTTTTGGGGAGGAGATCTATCATGTTTCCTTCATGTTTTACTCCATGATCGGATccgctgtggctgtggcggtTGCCCAGCTGGCAGGCTTCTTCTTTGGTCGCAATGACCCCAAAGATGTGGACCCCGACCTGCTGTCCCCCTGCATCCGGAGATTCTATAAGACCAACTATGCCACCGTTCAGCTGGAAGAGAATACCTTAACGAATTTCAATGATAAATGTTAG